GGTCATTTCTTTCCTCTGAACAGAGAAAATTAGCAATTAATTCGCCAAATACTATTTTAGAGGGTCGCGATACAACTACTGTTGTGTGTCCTGATGCTCAAGTAAAGATATTTTTAACAGCATCACTTGATGAAAGGGCAAGAAGAAGATATAAAGAACTGCTTAAAAAAGATATTAAAATTGACTTTGAAGAAGTAAAAAGACAAATTGAAAAAAGAGATAAGTCTGATACAACTAGAGAAATAGGCCCTCTTAAGGTTGCAGAAGATGCAGTAGTAATTGATTCGACAGAAAAGGATGTAGAGTGGGTTGTTGATAAAATTTTCTCACTCGTTAGAAACAAAAGAAAACAGTTAGAGTATAATTGATTACAAATTGAAAGGAGAATGGATTTTGGATGACTTGCAATTGAGAGAACATGCAGTAAATATAAGAGAATCAATAATTGAAATGATTACTGCTGCAAAATCAGGACATCCAGGCGGTTCGCTTTCTAGTGTAGAGATAATGGTTTCTTTATTTTTTGGGAAAGTTATGAACTATGATCCTAAAAATCCCCAATTGGAATCTAGAGATAGATTTTTCCTTTCAAAGGGGCATGCTGCACCAGTTCTATACTCTACTCTTGCGGAGGCTGGCTATTTTGATAAATCTGGACTCAATACTTTAAGACAATTAAATAGTCCGTTTCAAGGACATCCAGATATGAGAAAGTTACCTGGGATAGAAGCGTCAACAGGATCTTTGGGTCAGGGGTTATCTATTTCTGTTGGTTGTGCTTTGGGTTTAAGATTAAAAGGCTTAAGTTCTCATGTCTTTACCCTATTGGGAGACGGAGAATTAGAAGAGGGTCAGGTTTGGGAAGCTGCAATGGCAGCAAGTCACTTTAAGTTGGATAATCTGACTGCAATTGTTGACAGAAACAAACTTCAAATAGATGGTTTTACAGAAGAGGTAATGTCATTGGAACCATTAGCTGATAAATGGCATGCTTTTGGCTGGAATGTTTTAGAATTAAATGGGCATAGCTTTGACGAACTAATACCTGCTCTCCAAAAAGCAAAAAAAAGAAGTGACAAGAAACCTTTAGTGATTATTGCTCATACCATAAAGGGTAAGGGAGTTTCCTTTATGGAAAATATGTGTGATTTTCATGGGAAGGCTCCAAGCGAGGAGCAAGCAAAAATAGCATATTCTGAAATAAGAGAGTGTGATGTTCAATGAAGGCGACCAGGGAAGCTTATGGAGAAGCACTATTGGAGTTGGGAAGGTCAAACGATAAAGTAGTAGCTTTGGATGCAGATCTTTCTAAATCTACTAAAACTTCGCTCTTTGCAAAGGAATTTCCTGAGAGATTTTTCAATGTTGGGATAGCTGAACAAAATTTGATAGGAGTAGCTGCCGGGCTTTCTCTTGCGGGATTCGTTCCTTATGCTAGTAC
Above is a genomic segment from Thermodesulfobium narugense DSM 14796 containing:
- the cmk gene encoding (d)CMP kinase; this translates as MIIAIDGPAGAGKSTVARELSKRLNYKYLDTGAMYRAITFELINRKLEDSEDLEKVFKEIIDSIELDFVDGDIVLNGRILTKEIREPIIDKHVSKAASSKVVRSFLSSEQRKLAINSPNTILEGRDTTTVVCPDAQVKIFLTASLDERARRRYKELLKKDIKIDFEEVKRQIEKRDKSDTTREIGPLKVAEDAVVIDSTEKDVEWVVDKIFSLVRNKRKQLEYN
- a CDS encoding transketolase gives rise to the protein MDDLQLREHAVNIRESIIEMITAAKSGHPGGSLSSVEIMVSLFFGKVMNYDPKNPQLESRDRFFLSKGHAAPVLYSTLAEAGYFDKSGLNTLRQLNSPFQGHPDMRKLPGIEASTGSLGQGLSISVGCALGLRLKGLSSHVFTLLGDGELEEGQVWEAAMAASHFKLDNLTAIVDRNKLQIDGFTEEVMSLEPLADKWHAFGWNVLELNGHSFDELIPALQKAKKRSDKKPLVIIAHTIKGKGVSFMENMCDFHGKAPSEEQAKIAYSEIRECDVQ